A stretch of the Flavobacterium aquiphilum genome encodes the following:
- the typA gene encoding translational GTPase TypA — MEAIRNIAIIAHVDHGKTTLVDKIMYHCQLFRENENTGDLILDNNDLERERGITITSKNVSVVYKGTKINIIDTPGHADFGGEVERVLNMADGVCLLVDAFEGPMPQTRFVLQKAIDLGLKPCVVINKVDKENCTPEEVHEKVFDLMFELGAQEWQLDFPTVYGSAKNNWMSDHWENKTENIEPLLDMVIENVPAPKVSEGTPQMLITSLDFSSFTGRIAIGRLERGVLKEGMPISLVKRDGKVLKSRVKELHTFEGLGRKKVEQVVAGDICAVVGIEGFEIGDTIADFENPEALQTIAIDEPTMSMLFTINDSPFFGKEGKFVTSRHIRERLTKELEKNLAMRLGETDSADKFMVFGRGVLHLSVLIETMRREGYELQIGQPQVIIKEIDGVKCEPVEELTIDLPETLSGRAVEFVSIRKGEMLSMEGKGERMIVKFNIPSRGIIGLRNQLLTATAGEAIMSHRFIGYEPYKGEIPGRNNGSLISMENGKAIPYSIDKLQDRGKFFVDPNEDIYEGQVIGENTRSDDMTVNVTKTKKLSNVRSSGADDKARIIPAIKFSLEEALEYIQKDEYVEVTPKSLRLRKIYLSETDRKRFKF; from the coding sequence ATGGAAGCTATTAGAAACATTGCAATTATTGCCCACGTCGATCACGGTAAAACAACTTTGGTTGATAAAATTATGTATCACTGTCAATTATTTCGTGAAAACGAAAATACAGGTGATTTAATCCTTGATAACAATGACTTAGAGCGTGAAAGAGGTATTACCATTACTTCTAAGAATGTTTCTGTAGTTTACAAAGGAACGAAAATTAATATTATCGATACTCCTGGCCACGCCGATTTTGGTGGAGAGGTTGAACGTGTATTGAATATGGCAGACGGTGTTTGTTTATTGGTAGATGCTTTTGAAGGACCAATGCCGCAAACGCGTTTCGTATTGCAAAAAGCAATTGATTTAGGATTAAAACCATGTGTTGTAATCAATAAAGTAGATAAAGAAAACTGTACTCCTGAAGAAGTTCACGAAAAAGTTTTTGACTTGATGTTTGAATTAGGAGCTCAAGAATGGCAGTTGGATTTCCCAACAGTTTATGGTTCTGCTAAGAATAACTGGATGTCAGACCACTGGGAAAACAAAACAGAAAATATCGAGCCGTTATTGGATATGGTTATTGAAAATGTACCAGCTCCAAAAGTATCTGAAGGAACTCCACAAATGTTGATTACTTCTTTGGATTTCTCTTCTTTTACAGGTCGTATCGCTATCGGTCGTTTGGAAAGAGGTGTTTTGAAAGAAGGAATGCCAATTTCTTTGGTAAAAAGAGATGGTAAAGTTTTAAAATCGAGAGTTAAAGAACTACATACTTTTGAAGGTCTTGGGCGTAAAAAAGTAGAGCAAGTTGTTGCTGGAGATATTTGTGCTGTTGTTGGTATCGAAGGTTTTGAAATTGGTGATACAATTGCCGATTTTGAAAATCCGGAAGCTTTGCAAACAATCGCTATCGATGAGCCAACAATGAGTATGTTGTTTACTATCAACGACTCACCGTTTTTTGGTAAAGAAGGTAAGTTTGTAACTTCTCGTCACATTAGAGAAAGATTGACAAAAGAGTTAGAGAAAAACTTGGCAATGCGATTGGGAGAAACTGATTCTGCCGATAAATTCATGGTTTTCGGACGTGGAGTATTGCACTTGTCAGTTCTTATTGAAACAATGAGAAGAGAAGGATATGAGTTACAAATTGGTCAACCACAAGTAATCATTAAAGAAATTGATGGTGTAAAATGTGAGCCAGTTGAGGAATTGACTATCGATTTACCAGAAACACTTTCAGGTAGAGCTGTAGAGTTTGTGTCTATCCGTAAAGGTGAGATGTTGAGTATGGAAGGAAAAGGAGAGCGTATGATTGTAAAATTCAACATTCCGTCTCGTGGTATCATCGGTTTGCGTAACCAATTGTTGACTGCAACTGCTGGTGAAGCTATTATGTCACACCGTTTCATTGGTTATGAACCATACAAAGGTGAGATTCCTGGACGTAACAACGGTTCATTAATTTCTATGGAAAACGGAAAAGCAATTCCTTATTCTATCGATAAATTACAAGATCGTGGTAAATTCTTCGTTGATCCAAACGAGGATATTTATGAAGGTCAGGTAATTGGTGAAAACACTCGTAGCGATGATATGACTGTAAATGTTACTAAAACTAAGAAACTGTCAAACGTTCGTTCTTCTGGAGCTGATGATAAAGCAAGAATCATTCCTGCAATCAAATTCTCTTTGGAAGAAGCTTTAGAGTATATTCAAAAAGACGAGTACGTAGAGGTAACTCCAAAATCACTTCGTTTGAGAAAAATATATTTATCTGAAACAGACAGAAAAAGATTCAAATTCTAA
- a CDS encoding N-acetylmuramoyl-L-alanine amidase, translating into MKKYFFYIISALFIVSCATKNPHKATEKVYNAQVKNLNETIAKKEIVNLKKEPYVVIDSVAYRYNNQLLNFKDTLSKTNSDILKNGIVSEWVGTVNFNLRKPNFVIIHHTAQDSIQQTVKTFTLQQTQVSAHYVIGRDGKVVHMLNDYLRAWHAGNGSWGKNTDINSSSIGIELDNNGTEPFSDAQINTLLALLTKLKKDYNIPTQNIIGHSDIAPSRKIDPSVLFPWKLLAANGFGVWSDEVLPCPPDNFNAEQGLQAIGYNTKNLSAAITAFKLHFIQTEVNNILDEKTISTIYSIYKK; encoded by the coding sequence ATGAAAAAGTATTTTTTCTATATCATATCCGCCTTATTTATTGTTTCGTGCGCTACCAAAAATCCACATAAAGCCACTGAAAAAGTTTACAACGCCCAAGTAAAAAATTTAAATGAAACTATTGCCAAAAAAGAAATAGTTAACTTAAAAAAAGAACCGTATGTTGTTATTGACAGCGTAGCTTATCGATACAACAATCAGTTACTTAATTTCAAGGACACACTTTCGAAAACAAACTCAGATATTTTAAAAAATGGAATCGTCTCTGAATGGGTAGGAACAGTTAATTTCAATTTAAGAAAACCTAATTTCGTTATTATACATCACACCGCTCAGGATTCGATACAACAAACTGTAAAGACTTTTACCTTACAACAAACCCAAGTAAGTGCTCATTACGTTATTGGCAGGGACGGAAAAGTAGTTCATATGCTCAATGATTACCTTCGAGCCTGGCATGCCGGAAACGGTTCTTGGGGAAAAAACACTGACATCAACTCCAGTTCTATAGGAATTGAATTGGACAATAATGGAACCGAGCCTTTCTCGGATGCTCAAATCAATACTTTACTGGCTTTGTTGACCAAATTAAAGAAAGATTACAATATCCCTACACAAAACATAATTGGTCATTCGGATATTGCACCTTCAAGAAAAATAGATCCAAGCGTATTATTCCCATGGAAACTTTTGGCAGCAAATGGTTTTGGTGTTTGGTCGGACGAAGTACTTCCTTGTCCTCCGGACAATTTCAATGCTGAACAAGGTTTGCAAGCTATTGGTTATAACACCAAAAATCTCTCAGCTGCTATCACCGCTTTCAAACTTCATTTCATACAAACTGAAGTCAACAATATTTTGGACGAAAAAACAATCAGTACCATT
- a CDS encoding PAS domain-containing sensor histidine kinase, with protein MKNKANQITLIYILSTLFLAIVSYKLAKHLPYLTTFTFNFVKDLFFITITGLFFRYILSKNDEKNSEVNKNLRQTNDKLKESNDKYDIVAKATSDTIWDWKIPEDHITWNKGIKEIFGYSQNQVGHNSRWWFDNIHPEDSIKMSIKLYSFLEQKTEKWQDQYRFKCSDGSYKYVLDRGFIIKDENGKAIRMIGTIQDITKQKEEENRLKLLETVFTEARDAIIITEAISNDNQVPKIVFANPAFNRMSGYEHSEVIGKSLNSFMGKNSDLHEIEKLTDSIKNRKECFLEIILYKKDQSEYWVRLSFIPVYNVEHDLSHWISIQRDITEEKKLEKEKEILIRELTQNNKDLKQFSYITSHNLRAPLSNLMGLLNLIEDFTIEDEELKEILAGFKMSTHFLNNTINDLAKVITIKDSTSIQNEELLIRDVFKNILNQLQIQLDDIKPQLNIDYGTITKINTNKAYFESIFINLLTNSLKYRSKNRDLTIDIIITEEENNTIKIIFKDNGIGIDLERNKNKIFGLYQRFHDYPDSKGLGLFLVKSQIETMGGNIGIQSEVDKGTEFTLTFKS; from the coding sequence ATGAAAAACAAGGCCAACCAAATAACGCTAATTTACATTCTTTCTACTTTGTTTTTAGCTATTGTTAGCTATAAATTGGCTAAACATTTACCTTACTTAACCACTTTTACTTTCAATTTTGTCAAAGACCTTTTTTTTATAACTATTACAGGTCTTTTTTTCAGATACATTTTATCCAAAAACGACGAAAAAAATTCCGAAGTCAACAAAAATCTTAGACAAACCAACGATAAATTAAAAGAATCAAACGACAAATACGACATTGTTGCCAAAGCCACCAGCGACACTATTTGGGATTGGAAAATACCTGAAGACCATATTACATGGAATAAAGGAATCAAAGAAATATTCGGCTACAGCCAAAATCAGGTAGGACATAATTCCAGATGGTGGTTTGACAACATTCACCCGGAAGACAGTATAAAAATGTCTATCAAACTCTATTCTTTTTTAGAGCAAAAAACAGAAAAATGGCAAGACCAGTATCGTTTTAAATGCTCTGATGGATCATACAAATATGTTCTCGACAGAGGTTTTATAATAAAAGACGAAAACGGAAAAGCCATCCGAATGATTGGTACCATACAGGATATTACCAAACAAAAAGAAGAGGAAAACCGTTTGAAATTACTCGAAACTGTTTTTACAGAAGCTAGAGATGCAATCATTATTACAGAAGCTATCTCAAATGACAATCAAGTTCCAAAAATAGTTTTTGCTAACCCTGCTTTTAATAGAATGTCAGGTTATGAGCATTCCGAAGTTATAGGCAAATCCCTTAATTCTTTTATGGGAAAAAATTCCGATTTACACGAAATAGAGAAACTAACCGATTCCATAAAAAATAGAAAAGAATGCTTCCTGGAAATCATTCTGTACAAAAAAGATCAATCCGAATATTGGGTTAGGCTTTCGTTTATTCCTGTTTACAATGTAGAACACGATCTTTCCCACTGGATTTCCATACAAAGAGATATTACTGAAGAGAAAAAATTAGAAAAAGAAAAAGAAATACTTATCCGGGAATTAACCCAAAACAATAAGGATTTAAAACAATTTTCCTATATTACATCTCACAATTTAAGAGCTCCACTTTCAAACCTAATGGGATTACTAAACCTAATCGAAGATTTCACAATTGAAGATGAAGAATTAAAAGAAATCCTAGCAGGTTTTAAAATGTCAACCCATTTTTTAAACAACACCATCAATGACCTTGCTAAGGTAATTACGATAAAAGACAGTACTTCCATACAAAACGAAGAACTGCTGATTCGGGACGTTTTCAAAAATATTCTAAATCAACTCCAAATTCAGTTAGACGACATAAAACCTCAACTGAATATTGATTACGGAACCATCACTAAAATAAACACTAACAAAGCTTATTTCGAAAGTATCTTCATTAATCTATTAACCAATTCTCTAAAATACAGATCAAAAAACAGGGACTTGACAATTGACATCATAATAACTGAAGAAGAAAACAATACTATAAAAATTATTTTCAAAGACAATGGAATCGGGATTGATCTAGAAAGAAATAAAAATAAAATTTTTGGTCTTTACCAAAGATTCCATGATTACCCAGACAGCAAAGGCCTCGGTTTATTCTTGGTTAAATCACAAATAGAAACAATGGGAGGCAATATTGGTATACAAAGCGAAGTTGATAAAGGAACTGAATTCACACTAACTTTTAAATCATAA
- a CDS encoding response regulator, with product MLEIIMCIDDDPITLMLFKKVVQKASFAKDIINAINGQQAISLINTINNNPNQEKKPEIIFLDLNMPIMGGWEFIDLFNTSNYQNLKNTKIVILTSTIDPEDIKKSKSYPNVIEFLPKPITVEMLNDLKAKI from the coding sequence ATGTTAGAAATTATCATGTGCATTGATGACGATCCTATCACGTTAATGCTATTCAAAAAAGTAGTACAAAAAGCTTCGTTCGCAAAAGACATAATAAACGCCATTAATGGTCAACAAGCCATTAGTCTAATAAACACCATCAATAACAACCCTAACCAAGAAAAAAAACCCGAAATAATCTTTTTAGACTTAAACATGCCTATAATGGGGGGCTGGGAGTTTATTGATTTATTTAATACATCCAATTATCAAAATCTAAAGAACACAAAAATCGTCATCTTAACTTCAACAATAGATCCTGAAGACATCAAGAAATCAAAATCATATCCCAATGTTATTGAATTCCTTCCAAAACCTATTACCGTTGAAATGCTAAACGATCTAAAAGCCAAAATATAA
- a CDS encoding OmpP1/FadL family transporter: MKKNLLLYIVAGLSFSAVHSQEIKDAMRYAQSELHGTARFTAMGGAFGALGGDLSSINVNPAGSAVFNNNQFAATMGNYDTKNNSNYFGTTTSSSESTFDLNQGGGVFVFKAGNPNNDWRKFSMSINYEQTNNYDNSLFSAGTSPTNSVANYFISYANGVPLSLLQDGEYASLDHGAQQAFLGYQGYIINPVTETSNNTSYTSNVRSGGKYYQENGVYSNGHNGKLIFNSGAQYKDVLFLGFNLNSHFTDYVQNSNFYESNNNPSNSIYDIQNLNFSNTLHTYGTGFSFQVGAIAKLTNEVRVGLAYESPTWYNLRDELSQRLTSNNRNAHNVVDPYVVNYYAPYDLQTPGSVTGSFAYVFGKTGLISLDYKYKDYSNTEFGPTNDSYFRGINNEMHNVLGSSNEVRVGAEYKIDHFRLRGGYRFEGSPYKDSVTIGDLNSFSGGIGYSFGPVKLDFSYVNVHTSSREQFFSQGFTERAWIDTYKNNFTMTFTFEM; this comes from the coding sequence ATGAAAAAGAACCTATTATTATATATAGTAGCAGGGCTGTCATTCTCTGCAGTACACTCACAAGAAATCAAAGACGCTATGCGTTATGCGCAAAGTGAATTACACGGAACCGCCCGTTTCACAGCAATGGGAGGTGCTTTTGGAGCATTGGGAGGTGATTTATCATCCATAAATGTAAACCCGGCTGGTTCGGCTGTTTTCAATAACAATCAATTCGCCGCTACCATGGGGAACTACGACACCAAAAACAACTCTAATTATTTCGGGACTACCACTTCGTCTAGCGAAAGTACTTTTGACCTAAATCAAGGAGGAGGTGTTTTTGTTTTTAAAGCTGGAAACCCAAATAATGACTGGAGAAAATTTTCCATGTCCATAAATTACGAGCAGACTAATAATTACGACAATTCATTGTTTTCAGCAGGAACCAGTCCAACTAATTCTGTCGCAAATTACTTTATCAGTTATGCTAATGGTGTCCCTTTGAGTTTACTACAAGACGGTGAATATGCTAGTCTAGACCATGGAGCTCAACAAGCCTTTTTAGGATATCAGGGATATATTATCAATCCGGTAACTGAAACAAGCAATAACACATCATATACATCAAATGTTCGTTCAGGTGGTAAATACTATCAAGAAAACGGAGTTTATTCCAATGGCCATAATGGAAAATTGATTTTTAACTCAGGTGCTCAATACAAAGATGTTCTATTTCTTGGTTTTAACCTCAACTCTCATTTTACGGATTATGTACAAAATTCAAACTTTTATGAATCCAACAACAATCCTTCAAACTCAATTTACGATATCCAGAACTTAAATTTTTCAAATACCTTACACACATACGGCACGGGTTTTTCATTCCAAGTGGGAGCTATCGCAAAATTAACCAATGAAGTTCGTGTAGGTTTGGCCTACGAATCACCAACATGGTATAATTTACGTGATGAATTATCACAAAGACTAACTTCTAACAATAGAAACGCCCACAATGTAGTTGATCCTTATGTTGTCAATTATTATGCTCCTTATGATTTGCAAACTCCTGGAAGTGTAACCGGAAGTTTTGCCTATGTTTTTGGAAAAACAGGTTTAATAAGCTTGGATTACAAATATAAGGACTACAGCAACACTGAATTTGGACCAACAAACGACTCCTATTTCAGAGGCATAAACAATGAAATGCATAATGTACTTGGCAGCAGCAATGAGGTAAGAGTTGGAGCCGAATACAAAATTGATCATTTCAGACTAAGAGGCGGATACCGTTTTGAAGGAAGCCCTTATAAAGATTCGGTTACCATAGGCGATTTGAATAGTTTTTCAGGTGGTATAGGATATAGTTTTGGGCCTGTAAAACTCGATTTTTCGTATGTAAACGTACATACCTCATCACGCGAGCAATTCTTTTCACAAGGATTTACTGAAAGAGCCTGGATTGACACTTACAAAAACAATTTCACGATGACTTTTACATTCGAAATGTAA
- a CDS encoding DUF2141 domain-containing protein — MLKHFIPILSFISCIGFAQNSNLTVTVSDIKNNSGTVIAELYNSKGSYLKKAFKIASSEIKSNSATLTFTGIPKGEYTVKVYHDENKNGKLDKYIIGMPKEPVACSNNAKGFMGPPKYDDAKFTVSSDLKMNIKMNPAH, encoded by the coding sequence ATGTTAAAGCATTTCATCCCAATACTATCATTTATTTCCTGCATAGGATTTGCCCAAAATTCAAATCTTACTGTTACCGTTTCAGACATAAAAAACAACTCAGGAACAGTAATCGCCGAACTGTACAATTCCAAAGGAAGTTATCTCAAAAAAGCCTTCAAAATAGCTTCGTCAGAAATTAAATCCAATTCGGCTACTCTTACTTTTACCGGAATTCCAAAAGGAGAATACACTGTTAAGGTCTATCATGACGAAAATAAAAACGGAAAACTCGATAAGTATATCATCGGAATGCCAAAAGAGCCAGTTGCTTGCTCTAATAACGCAAAAGGTTTTATGGGGCCTCCAAAATACGATGACGCAAAATTCACTGTTTCCTCTGATTTAAAAATGAACATAAAAATGAATCCTGCGCATTAG
- the rimO gene encoding 30S ribosomal protein S12 methylthiotransferase RimO — MRTKSLKKNKINVITLGCSKNVYDSEVLMGQLKASGKEVTHEAKAEDEGNIIVINTCGFIDNAKAESVNMILEYADKKDKGLVDKVFVTGCLSERYRPDLEKEIPNVDQYFGTTELPALLKALGADYKHELLGERLTTTPKNYAYLKISEGCDRPCSFCAIPLMRGKNVSQTIEKLVKEAEGLAKNGVKELILIAQDLTYYGLDLYKKRALGDLLEALVKVEGIEWIRLHYAFPTGFPMDVLEIMKREPKICKYIDIPLQHISDSILKSMRRGTTQEKTTQLLKDFRAAVPGMAIRTTLIVGYPGETEEDFNILKDFVQEMKFDRMGCFAYSHEENTHAYLLEDDVPDNVKQDRANEIMELQSQISWDLNQEKVGKTFRCIIDRKEGGHFVGRTEFDSPDVDNEVLIDATKHYVKTGEFAMIKIIEATEFDLYGEPV, encoded by the coding sequence ATGAGAACGAAGTCTTTAAAAAAGAACAAAATAAATGTGATCACGTTAGGGTGTTCCAAAAATGTGTATGACAGTGAAGTGCTGATGGGGCAACTCAAAGCGAGTGGCAAAGAAGTAACCCACGAAGCCAAAGCGGAAGATGAAGGAAATATTATCGTGATTAATACTTGTGGTTTTATTGATAATGCGAAGGCAGAATCGGTGAACATGATCTTGGAATATGCCGATAAAAAAGACAAAGGACTTGTAGACAAAGTTTTTGTGACCGGATGCTTATCTGAAAGATATCGTCCCGATTTAGAAAAAGAAATTCCAAATGTCGATCAATATTTTGGAACCACCGAATTACCTGCTTTATTGAAAGCTTTGGGTGCCGATTACAAGCACGAATTACTGGGAGAGCGTTTGACAACAACCCCGAAAAACTATGCTTATTTAAAAATTTCGGAAGGTTGTGACAGACCTTGTAGTTTTTGCGCCATTCCGTTGATGAGAGGAAAAAATGTTTCACAAACTATTGAAAAATTGGTTAAAGAAGCCGAAGGATTAGCCAAAAACGGCGTAAAAGAATTGATACTAATTGCTCAAGACTTAACATATTATGGTCTTGATTTGTACAAAAAAAGAGCTCTTGGCGATTTACTTGAAGCATTGGTAAAAGTAGAAGGTATTGAATGGATCCGTTTGCACTACGCCTTCCCTACCGGTTTCCCGATGGATGTTCTTGAAATCATGAAACGCGAACCTAAGATCTGTAAATATATCGATATTCCGTTGCAACACATATCGGATTCTATTTTGAAATCGATGCGCCGCGGAACAACTCAGGAAAAAACAACGCAATTATTGAAAGACTTTAGAGCTGCAGTACCCGGAATGGCAATTCGCACGACTTTGATCGTAGGTTATCCAGGGGAAACAGAGGAAGATTTCAATATTCTAAAAGATTTTGTTCAAGAAATGAAATTTGACCGAATGGGATGTTTTGCCTATTCACATGAAGAAAACACTCATGCTTATCTTCTTGAAGATGATGTCCCTGACAATGTAAAACAAGACAGAGCCAATGAAATAATGGAGTTGCAATCTCAAATTTCATGGGATTTAAACCAAGAAAAAGTTGGCAAAACTTTTAGATGTATTATAGACAGAAAAGAAGGAGGTCATTTTGTTGGACGAACAGAATTTGACAGCCCCGATGTAGATAATGAGGTTTTAATTGATGCAACTAAACACTATGTAAAAACAGGCGAATTTGCAATGATTAAAATTATTGAAGCAACAGAATTTGATTTATACGGAGAACCAGTTTAG
- the rpsT gene encoding 30S ribosomal protein S20, whose product MANHKSALKRIRSNEKRRVLNRYQHKTTRNAIKALRIATDKSDATAKLSSVISMIDKLAKKNIIHDNKASNLKSKLTKHVAKL is encoded by the coding sequence ATGGCAAATCATAAGTCAGCTCTAAAAAGAATTAGAAGTAACGAAAAGAGAAGAGTATTAAATAGATACCAACATAAAACTACTCGTAATGCTATTAAAGCGTTAAGAATTGCAACTGATAAATCTGATGCTACTGCTAAATTGTCAAGTGTAATCTCTATGATTGATAAATTAGCAAAGAAAAATATTATTCATGATAACAAAGCTTCAAACTTGAAGTCTAAGTTAACTAAACATGTTGCTAAATTGTAA
- the proS gene encoding proline--tRNA ligase, translating into MSKNLTTRAEDYSKWYNELVVKADLAENSGVRGCMVIKPYGYAIWEKMQAELDRMFKETGHQNAYFPLFVPKSMFEAEEKNAEGFAKECAIVTHYRLKNDPDKAGKLMVDPNAKLEEELIVRPTSEAIIWSTYRGWVQSYRDLPLLINQWANVVRWEMRTRLFLRTAEFLWQEGHTAHATKAEAIEESEKMMNVYADFVENFMAIPVIKGLKTETERFAGAEETYCIEALMQDGKALQAGTSHFLGQNFAKAFDVKFANAEGKQEYVWGTSWGVSTRLMGALVMTHSDDQGLVLPPNLAPIQVVIVPIYKSDEQLDAISNEVDVLVKALRKLNISVKFDNRTTQKPGFKFAEWELKGVPVRIAVGPKDLENGTFEVARRDTLAKEVVSKDGIVTYISDLLEQIQKDLFEKALNYRNTHITEVNNFDEFKSVLEGEGGFVSAHWDGTAETEEKIKELTKATIRCIPLDRVEEAGSCVFTGKSSVGRVLFAKAY; encoded by the coding sequence ATGAGCAAGAACCTTACAACAAGAGCAGAAGATTATTCAAAGTGGTACAATGAATTGGTTGTTAAGGCCGATTTAGCTGAAAATTCAGGAGTTAGAGGCTGTATGGTGATAAAACCTTATGGGTATGCCATATGGGAAAAAATGCAAGCGGAATTAGATAGAATGTTTAAGGAGACAGGGCATCAAAACGCCTATTTTCCTTTGTTTGTTCCTAAAAGTATGTTTGAGGCTGAGGAGAAAAATGCTGAAGGGTTTGCCAAGGAATGTGCTATTGTTACTCATTATAGATTGAAAAATGATCCGGACAAAGCCGGAAAATTAATGGTGGATCCAAATGCGAAGTTGGAGGAAGAATTAATTGTTCGTCCTACCAGTGAGGCTATTATTTGGTCTACATATAGAGGATGGGTACAATCATACAGAGATTTACCGTTGTTAATAAACCAATGGGCGAATGTGGTTCGTTGGGAAATGAGAACCAGATTGTTTTTGAGAACAGCTGAGTTTTTATGGCAAGAAGGACATACTGCGCATGCGACGAAAGCAGAAGCAATAGAAGAATCTGAAAAAATGATGAATGTGTATGCTGATTTTGTTGAGAATTTTATGGCTATTCCGGTTATAAAAGGACTGAAAACAGAAACGGAACGTTTTGCTGGAGCAGAGGAAACTTATTGTATAGAGGCGTTGATGCAGGATGGAAAAGCATTGCAAGCGGGAACTTCGCACTTTTTAGGTCAAAATTTTGCAAAGGCTTTTGATGTGAAATTTGCTAACGCAGAAGGAAAGCAAGAGTATGTTTGGGGGACTTCGTGGGGTGTTTCTACTCGATTAATGGGAGCGTTGGTAATGACGCATTCTGATGATCAGGGGTTGGTGTTGCCGCCTAACTTGGCTCCGATCCAAGTTGTAATTGTTCCTATTTATAAGAGCGACGAACAACTAGATGCTATTTCAAACGAAGTGGATGTGTTAGTTAAAGCATTGAGAAAATTGAATATCTCCGTTAAATTTGATAACAGAACCACTCAGAAGCCAGGATTTAAATTCGCTGAATGGGAATTAAAAGGGGTGCCTGTTCGAATTGCGGTAGGGCCAAAAGATTTGGAAAACGGAACTTTTGAGGTGGCAAGAAGAGATACTTTGGCAAAAGAAGTGGTTTCTAAGGATGGAATTGTAACTTACATCAGTGATTTATTAGAGCAAATTCAAAAAGATTTGTTTGAAAAAGCATTAAATTATAGAAATACTCATATTACCGAAGTGAATAATTTTGATGAATTTAAATCGGTTTTAGAAGGAGAAGGAGGCTTTGTATCAGCGCATTGGGATGGTACTGCAGAGACTGAGGAGAAGATCAAAGAATTGACTAAAGCAACCATAAGATGCATTCCTTTGGATAGGGTTGAAGAGGCTGGAAGCTGTGTGTTTACTGGGAAAAGCTCAGTTGGAAGGGTGTTGTTTGCTAAGGCATATTAA